A window of Acinetobacter sp. TR3 contains these coding sequences:
- a CDS encoding acyl-CoA dehydrogenase, protein MTLVLILLSLLIQFVVLWAVFYFELNRTIGSIVAIATAILCAIFITPWSLVVGIPIILMSIILLVAPLREALIAKPAFNILSKAMPSMSITEREALEAGTSWWEKELFMGAPDWEKFDQYPYPKLSVEEQSFIDNEVQQLCAMLDEWKIHHKDKNLPPEVWQFIKDKGFLGLIIPKSFGGKEFSAFAQSRIMSKIASRSLTAAVSCMVPNSLGPGELLLHYGTTAQKQRYLPGLANGTEIPCFGLTSPEAGSDAGAIPDTGIVCYGAYQGQEVLGLKMNFSKRWITLAPIATVIGLAFKLYDPDGLLGDKSKSEYGITCALIPASHEGIKIGARHNPGAPFMNGTVEGTDIFIPIDWIIGGQQNAGKGWRMLMECLGVGRGISLPALATAAGEMSYLLVGAFASVRQQFKVSVGHFEGVQEATSDIASDAYMLESFRYMVTCGLNQGGTPAVMTAMAKYYATETMRKVINHGMDVVGGRAIQLGPRNFLALTYQSIPVAITVEGANILTRSLMIFGQGSMRCHPYLFEELQLLQSDNKASALKKFNTLLFKHLAYTFNRAAKALAFGLTGGSKEGSSAADDFSKPYYAIINRMSADFALTADMALGILAGDLKRKEMLSGRLADIHAHLFIATSILNYYEHGQRTEPDQKHAELALNKALYNAQEAFFGFYENFPVKIAAKLVKLISFPFGRPVTKPSDELKQQVAQLLLKENSFRAELKKHVYYTTDETDVMGRMESTFQMLLTLQPLWDKFKKAESKDQFKGLTFEEHIADAVAVGFITANESEQLLKYNAKRYDSMLTDIFDQHLENDLPLGNPHLKS, encoded by the coding sequence ATGACTCTCGTATTGATATTGCTTAGCTTGTTGATTCAGTTTGTTGTGTTGTGGGCTGTATTTTATTTCGAACTCAATCGAACAATTGGTAGTATTGTTGCTATCGCCACTGCGATTCTCTGCGCGATTTTTATTACACCGTGGAGTTTAGTGGTTGGTATTCCCATCATTTTAATGAGTATTATTTTACTTGTTGCACCATTACGTGAAGCTTTAATTGCTAAACCTGCGTTTAATATTCTTTCCAAAGCAATGCCTAGCATGAGTATTACAGAAAGAGAAGCTTTGGAAGCAGGTACAAGTTGGTGGGAAAAAGAATTATTTATGGGAGCGCCTGATTGGGAAAAGTTCGATCAATATCCATATCCAAAACTTTCTGTAGAAGAACAATCTTTTATAGACAATGAAGTTCAACAACTTTGCGCCATGCTTGATGAATGGAAAATTCACCACAAAGATAAAAATTTACCTCCTGAAGTTTGGCAGTTTATTAAAGATAAAGGTTTTTTAGGACTCATCATTCCAAAATCATTTGGGGGAAAAGAATTTTCAGCATTTGCTCAAAGCCGCATTATGAGCAAGATAGCATCACGTTCATTGACTGCGGCAGTGAGTTGTATGGTGCCCAACTCGCTTGGTCCCGGTGAACTATTACTCCATTACGGTACAACTGCACAGAAGCAACGTTATTTACCCGGCTTAGCAAATGGTACAGAAATTCCTTGCTTTGGCTTAACCAGTCCAGAAGCTGGTTCTGATGCGGGAGCAATTCCAGATACAGGTATAGTCTGTTATGGGGCTTATCAAGGACAAGAAGTTCTTGGTCTAAAAATGAATTTTTCTAAAAGATGGATTACGCTTGCACCGATTGCAACGGTAATTGGTTTGGCATTTAAGTTGTACGATCCAGATGGTCTATTAGGTGATAAAAGTAAAAGTGAATATGGAATTACCTGTGCATTAATACCTGCAAGTCATGAGGGGATAAAAATAGGTGCACGCCATAATCCTGGTGCGCCATTTATGAATGGAACCGTGGAAGGAACAGACATTTTTATTCCAATCGACTGGATTATTGGTGGTCAACAAAATGCAGGTAAAGGTTGGCGCATGTTGATGGAGTGCCTTGGGGTTGGTCGTGGTATTTCTTTACCAGCATTGGCCACTGCTGCGGGTGAGATGAGCTACCTTTTAGTGGGTGCATTTGCTAGCGTTCGACAACAGTTTAAAGTGTCAGTTGGGCATTTTGAAGGTGTGCAAGAGGCAACCAGCGATATTGCCAGTGATGCCTATATGCTTGAGTCATTTAGATACATGGTGACTTGTGGTTTGAATCAGGGCGGGACCCCAGCCGTCATGACAGCCATGGCAAAATATTATGCGACTGAAACCATGAGAAAAGTGATTAATCATGGTATGGATGTCGTTGGTGGACGTGCGATTCAGCTAGGGCCACGTAATTTTCTGGCTTTGACCTACCAATCTATACCTGTTGCAATTACGGTAGAAGGGGCAAATATTCTTACGCGTTCTTTGATGATTTTCGGTCAAGGTTCCATGAGATGCCATCCGTATTTATTTGAAGAACTGCAATTATTGCAATCAGACAATAAAGCGAGTGCTCTAAAAAAATTCAATACCTTGTTATTCAAACATCTTGCTTATACTTTTAATCGTGCTGCTAAAGCGCTTGCATTTGGTCTCACAGGGGGCAGTAAAGAGGGTTCTTCAGCAGCTGATGATTTCTCAAAACCATATTATGCAATTATCAATCGGATGAGTGCTGATTTTGCTTTGACGGCAGACATGGCATTGGGAATATTGGCTGGAGATTTAAAACGTAAGGAAATGCTTTCAGGTCGTTTAGCGGATATTCATGCCCATTTATTTATTGCAACATCGATTCTTAATTATTATGAGCATGGACAAAGAACTGAACCGGATCAAAAACATGCAGAATTAGCATTAAATAAGGCTCTCTATAATGCTCAGGAAGCATTCTTTGGATTCTATGAAAATTTCCCTGTGAAAATTGCTGCGAAATTGGTGAAATTAATCAGTTTCCCATTTGGTCGACCAGTCACAAAGCCATCGGATGAACTCAAACAACAAGTTGCTCAATTACTGCTAAAAGAAAATTCTTTTAGGGCGGAATTGAAAAAACATGTTTATTACACAACCGATGAAACAGATGTGATGGGACGCATGGAATCAACTTTCCAAATGTTGCTAACATTGCAGCCGCTTTGGGATAAGTTTAAAAAAGCTGAATCGAAAGATCAGTTTAAGGGGCTGACTTTTGAGGAACATATTGCAGATGCCGTTGCAGTGGGTTTTATTACTGCAAATGAATCGGAACAGCTTTTAAAATATAACGCTAAACGCTACGACAGTATGCTGACTGATATATTTGATCAGCATTTAGAAAATGACTTGCCTCTTGGAAACCCTCATTTGAAAAGTTAG
- a CDS encoding sigma-54 interaction domain-containing protein, which yields MSQAIDFYTQADLESFLFKLQTLMLDSSLLILDQSKQRFVYELNDKKINNSLFQTLKKTIQHHELEIGRHMISDAAQSIELFCHRHPIRIIDQRFEGTMYLLQSTQVIQKIKQDQKITALEQTFHSQSAEMQRMFSIIQRVAITEFPVLVRGESGSGKELVAQAIHDHSQRKNNVFIAINCAALNANILESELFGHVKGAFTGAIREHKGVFERAAGGTLFLDEIAEIPLELQAKLLRVLETGEFTPLGGEKSIRANVRIITATHRALREEARLGRFRQDLLYRLRVIPIFVPPLRDRKEDIPFIANYILTEQQNVFGASPKLSDAALQKLIDYDWPGNVRELKNTLLYALTMANEKSEIDIYDLPDEIIDNQHSILSNLVIEVDPLLLSDKINKETIRKKLIQYQNDLSLAAKALGMSRTTLWRYRKKFNL from the coding sequence ATGAGCCAAGCGATTGATTTTTATACTCAAGCTGATTTAGAGAGCTTTTTGTTTAAATTGCAAACCCTAATGTTAGACAGTTCCCTTCTTATCTTAGATCAATCTAAGCAGCGCTTTGTGTATGAATTGAACGATAAAAAAATCAATAATTCATTATTTCAAACTTTAAAAAAAACAATACAACATCATGAGCTTGAAATCGGACGACATATGATTAGTGATGCAGCTCAATCCATTGAGCTGTTTTGCCATCGTCATCCCATTAGAATTATCGATCAGCGCTTTGAGGGAACCATGTATTTATTACAATCCACTCAAGTCATACAGAAAATAAAACAAGATCAAAAGATCACAGCTTTAGAGCAGACTTTTCATAGCCAATCTGCTGAAATGCAACGCATGTTTTCAATCATTCAACGTGTTGCAATTACAGAGTTTCCTGTTTTAGTTCGAGGCGAGTCTGGCAGTGGAAAAGAACTGGTTGCACAGGCTATCCATGATCATAGTCAGCGGAAAAATAACGTATTTATTGCCATTAACTGTGCAGCTTTAAATGCCAACATTCTGGAAAGCGAATTATTTGGTCACGTCAAAGGTGCATTTACAGGGGCAATTCGAGAACATAAAGGTGTCTTTGAACGTGCTGCGGGCGGAACACTTTTTTTAGATGAAATCGCTGAAATTCCATTAGAACTTCAAGCAAAATTATTAAGAGTTCTTGAGACTGGTGAATTTACACCTTTAGGTGGAGAAAAATCGATTAGAGCGAATGTCCGTATTATCACCGCTACTCATCGAGCGTTACGAGAAGAAGCTCGTCTTGGACGCTTCCGTCAGGATTTATTATATCGACTCCGTGTGATTCCAATTTTTGTTCCACCACTCCGTGATCGCAAAGAAGATATTCCTTTTATTGCCAATTATATTTTAACTGAGCAACAAAATGTTTTTGGAGCTTCTCCAAAACTCTCTGATGCAGCCTTACAGAAACTGATTGATTATGATTGGCCCGGAAATGTTCGTGAACTGAAAAATACCCTACTCTATGCACTGACGATGGCAAATGAAAAATCTGAGATTGATATTTACGATTTGCCCGATGAAATCATTGATAATCAACATTCAATCCTTTCAAACCTAGTAATAGAAGTAGACCCACTGCTGCTTTCGGATAAAATCAATAAAGAAACGATACGGAAAAAATTAATTCAATACCAAAATGATCTTTCACTCGCAGCAAAAGCACTGGGTATGAGTCGAACCACACTTTGGCGTTATCGTAAAAAATTTAATTTATAA
- a CDS encoding MBL fold metallo-hydrolase, translating into MILHQFFEKESSTYTYLVASEQTREAVLIDPVASEIESYEQMLNQLNLKLVYSLDTHVHADHVTAANLLRARFGCKTVLHRNSGVDCGDIFITDRSAIRVGEFLIEARYTPGHTNACTSYVIDNMVFTGDALLIDGCGRTDFQEGNAETLYDSIHQQIFTLPDDTIVYPGHDYKGRLSSTVGHERVHNSRLGQGRSKQDFVEIMKNLDLPYPKKIDIALPANKACGK; encoded by the coding sequence ATGATACTTCATCAGTTTTTTGAAAAAGAAAGTTCAACTTATACTTATTTGGTTGCATCTGAACAAACACGTGAAGCGGTACTGATTGATCCAGTTGCATCTGAAATAGAAAGTTATGAACAAATGCTGAATCAGTTGAATCTCAAGTTAGTTTACAGCTTGGATACGCATGTTCATGCAGATCATGTTACGGCTGCAAATTTACTCAGAGCACGTTTTGGCTGTAAAACAGTTTTACATCGTAACTCTGGCGTGGATTGTGGTGATATTTTTATCACTGACCGGAGTGCGATACGTGTTGGTGAATTCTTAATAGAAGCACGTTACACCCCTGGACATACTAATGCCTGCACAAGCTATGTCATTGACAATATGGTGTTTACAGGAGATGCATTACTGATAGATGGTTGTGGTCGTACTGATTTCCAAGAAGGAAATGCTGAAACCTTATACGACAGTATCCACCAACAGATATTCACTTTACCGGACGACACGATTGTTTACCCGGGACATGATTATAAAGGTCGTTTGTCTTCAACTGTAGGGCATGAGCGTGTACATAATTCCCGTTTAGGTCAGGGGCGTAGTAAACAAGACTTCGTTGAAATTATGAAAAACCTTGATCTTCCATATCCTAAAAAGATTGATATTGCTTTGCCTGCAAATAAAGCATGTGGGAAATAA
- a CDS encoding bifunctional protein tyrosine phosphatase family protein/NAD(P)/FAD-dependent oxidoreductase: protein MSDLKQVNPEFWVSAQINQSDLVEIAAKGIKTIICNRPDGEGVDQPNIIEIQEAAIRQGIQLEYLPVVSGRVTDEQAIEFKSLYQKSQKPVLAFCRSGTRSITLWALSQVAELTIDQMLLQSKSLGYDLQGLVPRILKQNPTQLNNIPTFSVVIVGAGAAGISVASSLLSRQPNLDIAVIDPAEIHYYQPGWTMVGGGIFAPEKTVRTMASLIPKQVHWIKAAVAAFDPDNKQVLLEGCKPINYEVLVVCPGLKLNWHGIEGLVETLGKNGVTSNYRYDLAPYTWDLVRNMKQGKAVFTQPPMPIKCAGAPQKAMYLSADYWQKQGVLKDIEINFYNTGAVLFGVQAYVPALMEYIKRYNANLNFNHQLIKVDGSQKRAWFNVSEGENTSVIETDFDMIHVVPPQQAPDFIRASNLVDAAGWVSVDQHTLQHSKYPNIFALGDVTNAPNAKTAAAARKQAPIVAVNVLQYLKGNQNFAQYDGYGSCPLTVERGKIVLAEFGYGGKLLPSFPKWLLDGQKPSQLAWLLKEQILPPMYWDGMLKGREWLVKPKL from the coding sequence GTGAGTGACTTAAAACAAGTTAACCCTGAATTTTGGGTATCAGCTCAGATCAATCAATCTGATTTGGTTGAAATTGCAGCCAAGGGAATCAAAACGATTATTTGTAATCGCCCTGATGGTGAAGGTGTCGACCAGCCAAATATCATTGAGATCCAAGAAGCGGCCATTCGGCAGGGAATTCAGTTGGAATATTTGCCTGTTGTGAGTGGGCGGGTGACAGATGAACAAGCAATTGAATTTAAGTCACTTTATCAAAAATCCCAAAAACCTGTACTGGCATTTTGCCGTTCAGGAACTCGATCAATTACCTTATGGGCACTGTCTCAAGTGGCTGAACTTACCATTGATCAGATGTTGTTGCAGTCAAAATCACTGGGCTACGATTTACAAGGTTTAGTCCCTCGAATTTTGAAGCAAAACCCAACGCAGTTAAACAATATTCCGACTTTCTCTGTGGTGATTGTAGGTGCGGGTGCGGCGGGTATTTCAGTGGCATCGAGTTTGTTGTCTCGTCAACCGAATTTAGATATTGCCGTGATTGATCCTGCTGAAATTCATTACTACCAACCAGGATGGACGATGGTGGGCGGTGGGATATTTGCTCCTGAAAAAACGGTAAGAACAATGGCGAGTCTGATTCCTAAACAAGTTCATTGGATAAAGGCAGCTGTTGCAGCTTTTGATCCTGATAATAAACAAGTTTTATTAGAGGGATGTAAACCGATTAACTACGAAGTATTGGTCGTCTGTCCGGGCTTAAAATTAAATTGGCATGGAATAGAGGGTTTAGTTGAAACGCTAGGTAAAAATGGTGTGACTTCAAACTATCGTTATGATCTTGCACCATATACGTGGGACTTGGTTCGTAATATGAAACAGGGTAAAGCTGTTTTTACACAGCCACCTATGCCAATTAAATGTGCTGGTGCTCCGCAAAAAGCAATGTATTTGTCAGCTGATTATTGGCAAAAACAAGGTGTATTAAAAGATATTGAAATCAATTTCTATAATACAGGTGCGGTGTTATTTGGCGTACAAGCTTATGTTCCAGCTTTGATGGAATATATTAAACGTTACAATGCCAATTTAAACTTTAATCATCAATTGATTAAAGTCGATGGAAGCCAAAAGCGAGCTTGGTTTAATGTCAGTGAAGGGGAAAATACTTCAGTGATTGAAACTGATTTCGACATGATTCATGTTGTTCCTCCGCAGCAAGCACCTGATTTTATTCGAGCAAGTAACTTGGTTGATGCGGCAGGCTGGGTCAGTGTCGATCAGCATACCTTACAGCATAGCAAGTATCCTAATATCTTTGCTTTGGGTGATGTCACTAATGCACCAAATGCGAAAACGGCAGCAGCAGCGCGGAAACAAGCCCCTATTGTTGCAGTGAATGTATTGCAGTATTTAAAAGGCAATCAGAATTTTGCGCAATATGACGGTTATGGATCTTGTCCGCTTACAGTTGAGCGTGGAAAGATTGTGTTGGCAGAATTTGGTTATGGCGGAAAACTGTTACCTAGTTTTCCTAAGTGGTTGCTCGATGGGCAAAAACCTTCACAGCTTGCATGGTTGTTAAAAGAGCAAATTCTACCGCCGATGTATTGGGATGGAATGCTCAAAGGTCGTGAATGGCTGGTGAAGCCAAAACTTTAG
- a CDS encoding sulfite exporter TauE/SafE family protein encodes MWLLVLEGLAIGCLLGLTGAGGGILAVPALMASQGWTVSQAAPVGLLAVTLSAFVGMVQGLFKKIVRYRAAIWIALISLPSARYGIHLANIISPVWLSLGFSVVMMIVAYRIFFNKVNDFEDPPCKVNQSTGQLIWNVKTASVLGIIGVIAGLLTGLLGVGGGFVIVPALRKVTDLDMRSIVATSLMIIFLIGGVSISIHIIDGFQYPIAVTVSFVVACIIGMLIGRRLISLIDIKTVQKVFAVVVICVAIYLVITSLMKILPILSL; translated from the coding sequence ATGTGGTTATTAGTCTTAGAAGGTCTTGCGATCGGATGTTTACTTGGACTGACAGGCGCAGGTGGCGGTATTTTGGCTGTACCAGCATTGATGGCGAGTCAAGGATGGACAGTGTCTCAAGCTGCACCAGTAGGTTTGTTGGCAGTAACACTTTCTGCATTTGTTGGTATGGTTCAAGGCTTATTCAAAAAAATTGTGCGTTATCGTGCAGCGATCTGGATTGCCCTGATTAGTCTGCCATCGGCACGCTATGGCATCCATCTTGCGAATATTATTTCTCCAGTTTGGTTAAGCCTTGGATTCAGTGTCGTGATGATGATTGTGGCTTATCGTATTTTCTTCAATAAGGTGAATGATTTTGAAGATCCGCCGTGTAAGGTGAATCAATCAACAGGACAACTGATTTGGAATGTTAAAACTGCTTCAGTATTGGGTATTATCGGTGTGATTGCAGGTCTATTAACTGGATTATTGGGGGTTGGTGGCGGTTTTGTGATTGTGCCTGCATTACGTAAAGTCACTGATTTGGATATGCGGAGTATCGTTGCAACGTCACTGATGATCATTTTCTTAATTGGTGGTGTAAGTATTTCAATACACATCATAGATGGCTTTCAGTATCCAATCGCTGTAACTGTTAGCTTTGTTGTGGCTTGTATTATCGGCATGTTAATTGGAAGAAGATTAATCAGCCTGATTGATATAAAAACGGTACAAAAGGTATTCGCTGTGGTGGTAATTTGTGTTGCCATTTACTTGGTGATTACAAGCTTAATGAAAATTTTACCTATACTTTCTCTTTAA
- a CDS encoding acyl-CoA desaturase — protein MFKFFLRWMDSWSLTDTLDKQHIPFQESSKDTKIQWFRILPFILLHIACLAVFWVGVSWFAIAFMLFFYFIRMFAITAFFHRYLSHKTFQTSRPIQFFFVLIGTMSAQRGPLWWAAHHRYHHRFTDTDHDPHSSTHGFWYSHIGWFLNEQNFSTRKEVIKDWLKFPEIVWLDRFSLPVVLFTAFAIYGLGEWLSIAYPSLGTSGLQLLVWGFVISTVLLIHATLCINSLAHLYGSRDFETKDNSRNNLFLSIITLGEGWHNNHHYYAGSTRQGFFWWQIDITYYILKMMSFFGLIWGIKPVPQRIYDIHKSHQLNLKINTSKIQSEES, from the coding sequence ATGTTTAAATTTTTTCTGCGATGGATGGATAGTTGGTCACTGACTGATACTTTAGATAAACAGCATATTCCCTTTCAAGAAAGCTCAAAAGATACCAAGATTCAGTGGTTTAGAATTTTACCATTCATTTTGCTGCATATCGCTTGTCTTGCAGTTTTTTGGGTGGGTGTATCTTGGTTTGCTATCGCATTCATGCTGTTTTTTTATTTTATTCGTATGTTTGCGATCACTGCTTTTTTTCATCGTTATCTTTCGCATAAAACCTTTCAAACTTCGCGTCCAATACAATTCTTTTTTGTGTTGATCGGAACCATGAGTGCACAGCGAGGGCCTTTATGGTGGGCAGCTCATCATCGTTATCATCATCGTTTTACTGACACAGATCACGATCCACATTCATCTACACACGGATTTTGGTACAGTCATATCGGATGGTTTTTAAATGAACAGAATTTTTCTACACGAAAAGAAGTCATTAAAGACTGGTTAAAGTTTCCTGAAATTGTTTGGTTAGATCGCTTTAGTTTACCTGTGGTCTTGTTCACTGCTTTTGCAATTTATGGTTTAGGTGAGTGGTTGAGTATTGCTTATCCGAGTTTAGGTACATCAGGCTTACAGCTATTGGTCTGGGGTTTTGTCATTTCGACAGTTTTATTGATTCATGCGACTTTATGTATCAATTCACTTGCGCATTTATATGGCAGTCGAGACTTCGAGACGAAGGATAACAGCCGAAATAATTTATTTTTATCAATTATTACATTGGGTGAGGGTTGGCATAACAACCATCATTATTATGCGGGGAGTACTCGGCAAGGTTTCTTCTGGTGGCAAATCGACATTACTTATTACATTTTAAAAATGATGTCTTTTTTTGGGTTGATTTGGGGAATTAAACCTGTACCACAACGTATTTATGATATCCATAAAAGTCATCAATTAAATCTCAAAATAAACACAAGCAAAATTCAAAGCGAGGAGTCTTGA
- a CDS encoding NAD(P)/FAD-dependent oxidoreductase: MKIAIVGSGISGIYAAWKLSKQHEVTIFEKEQYFGGHTDTHDLWIERKNVAVDSGFIVFNDYNYPLFSAMLAALAVEAQNSDMSFSVNNRVTGLQYNPSKKWSLLTRPQNFLNKKFRIMLSDLIRFYQDNKDIQLDQCNAELSIEDYLNQNDYSEVFRQEHLYPMCGALWSSPVDQVGNIPYKFVVSFFQHHRMLQLEDRPQWQTVKGGSASYIRAIQKACPSIIWKKAQVQQVLRESDKVTVVTDRNEEVFDWVVFASHADDTLKLIQDPSAAERDVLGCFDYQDNFMVVHHDTSIMPRRQSQWASWHVHVTAQEKPQKNSKAHQVHYGFTYWMNSLQKLPCKTQIFSTLNPNMPIAKEKIYVERRYRHPVFDKKAIESQARWDLIDGQNRSSFCGAYWGWGFHEDGARSAQRVVDKLLTLND, encoded by the coding sequence ATGAAGATTGCAATCGTAGGCTCTGGTATTTCAGGTATATATGCTGCATGGAAATTATCAAAGCAGCATGAAGTCACAATCTTTGAGAAAGAACAGTATTTCGGTGGACATACGGATACACATGATCTTTGGATTGAACGTAAAAACGTTGCTGTAGATAGCGGTTTTATTGTATTCAATGATTATAATTATCCTCTATTCAGTGCCATGCTAGCTGCATTAGCTGTAGAAGCACAGAATAGTGACATGAGCTTTTCAGTCAACAACCGAGTGACAGGGCTTCAATATAATCCATCAAAAAAATGGTCACTATTAACGCGACCTCAGAATTTTTTAAATAAGAAATTTCGGATCATGCTGTCCGACTTGATTCGTTTTTATCAAGACAACAAAGATATTCAGTTAGATCAATGCAACGCTGAACTGAGTATCGAAGACTATCTGAATCAAAATGATTATTCAGAGGTATTTCGCCAAGAACATTTATACCCAATGTGTGGTGCATTGTGGTCAAGCCCAGTGGATCAAGTTGGAAATATTCCTTATAAGTTTGTCGTAAGTTTTTTTCAACATCATCGTATGTTGCAATTGGAAGACCGCCCTCAATGGCAGACGGTTAAAGGTGGTTCAGCTTCTTATATACGAGCGATTCAAAAAGCGTGTCCGTCGATTATTTGGAAAAAAGCGCAAGTACAACAAGTGCTACGTGAATCAGATAAGGTCACTGTTGTAACCGATCGAAATGAGGAAGTTTTTGATTGGGTTGTGTTTGCGAGTCATGCTGATGATACGTTAAAGCTGATTCAAGATCCTTCGGCAGCTGAGCGAGACGTATTAGGTTGTTTTGATTATCAAGATAACTTTATGGTGGTACATCATGATACTTCGATTATGCCGAGGCGTCAGTCTCAATGGGCGAGTTGGCATGTACATGTCACTGCTCAAGAGAAACCTCAAAAAAATAGCAAAGCTCATCAAGTACACTATGGATTTACTTACTGGATGAACAGCTTACAGAAGCTACCGTGTAAGACTCAGATCTTTTCTACACTCAATCCGAATATGCCGATCGCAAAAGAAAAGATTTATGTCGAACGTCGTTATCGACATCCTGTTTTTGATAAGAAAGCAATTGAATCACAAGCGCGTTGGGATTTGATCGATGGTCAAAACCGCAGTTCATTCTGTGGAGCATATTGGGGTTGGGGGTTTCATGAAGATGGAGCGAGAAGTGCTCAACGTGTAGTCGATAAACTATTAACATTGAATGACTAA
- a CDS encoding DUF1365 domain-containing protein, with translation MFEDSLSIAKAQIRHRRFYPKAHDFQSSLSYLCFDPDRIDQNLDRSWLCSTSRWNILNLYENDFLKGYTGSIRERIKKILLQKEDTILSTQSEIRVLALPRTLGFSFNSVIFYFVLNPQKQPLFILSEITNTPWNEREVYVHDCRQKLKEHSHFKSYEFEFEKSFHVSPFMPMDIQYKWRFNFSDEQNVIHMQLYQSDKLIFDATMHFTLTSITVPSQLNRYAIHHIFEPFKMLASIYVQAFHLWRKKVPFYRHPKKDKDLKQHDENAYFR, from the coding sequence ATGTTTGAAGATTCACTTTCCATAGCCAAAGCTCAGATTAGACATCGGCGCTTTTATCCTAAAGCACACGATTTTCAGTCTAGTTTGAGCTATTTATGTTTTGATCCAGATCGTATTGATCAGAACCTAGATCGTTCATGGCTTTGTTCTACTTCGCGTTGGAATATATTAAATCTCTATGAAAATGATTTTCTAAAAGGCTATACAGGTTCGATCAGAGAACGAATTAAGAAAATCCTTTTGCAGAAAGAAGATACGATTTTGTCGACACAATCAGAAATTCGTGTCCTTGCTTTACCAAGAACTTTAGGATTTAGTTTTAATTCAGTCATCTTTTATTTTGTACTCAATCCTCAAAAACAGCCTCTTTTCATATTGAGTGAAATTACCAATACCCCTTGGAATGAACGTGAAGTTTATGTGCATGACTGCCGTCAAAAATTAAAAGAGCACAGTCATTTTAAAAGTTATGAGTTCGAATTTGAAAAAAGTTTTCATGTTTCACCGTTTATGCCAATGGATATTCAGTACAAATGGCGATTTAACTTTTCAGATGAACAGAATGTGATTCATATGCAGCTTTATCAATCAGATAAATTGATCTTTGATGCAACCATGCATTTCACGTTAACCAGCATCACAGTTCCTTCACAACTGAATCGTTATGCTATTCATCATATCTTTGAACCTTTCAAGATGTTAGCTTCGATATACGTTCAAGCTTTTCATCTATGGCGAAAGAAAGTTCCATTTTATCGGCACCCAAAAAAAGATAAGGATTTAAAACAACATGATGAAAACGCTTATTTTCGGTGA